In Hypanus sabinus isolate sHypSab1 chromosome 10, sHypSab1.hap1, whole genome shotgun sequence, the genomic stretch GCACCATGCACCTCTGCAAGGGCAGGACGCTCGGTATCTCGGTGGCTGTTGCCCACGGAGTGTTTTCGGGATCCTTGAACATTCTGCTGAAGATTCTTATTTCTCGGCACAATTTCATCTTTTTGACGCTGGTGCAGTTTCTGACGAGCAGCACCGCCGCTCTGACACTAGAGATCCTGAGGAGGCTGAGTAAAATAGACGTTCCGCCTTATAGTTTCAGTCTGGCCAAGGTCTTCGCCAGCGTCACGCTGCTGTCCACTCTGCAGTCCTGTTTGACTCTTTGGTCGCTCCGAGGCCTCAGTCTTCCCATGTACGTCGTTTTCAAGCGCTGTCTACCTCTCGTTACCTTAATCATAGGAGTTTTCCTGCTCAAGAACGGCACCCCCTCGATCGGTGTCGGTGTAGCGGTGCTGCTCACCACCTGCGGAGCCGCGCTGGCAGGTCAGTATTACCGGCGATCTGTCCCCAAAGTCCGAGACTCCTATCTCGCCGATTTGTAAGTCCCCATGCAATTGCAGAGGACTCCAGTTGCCGTTAGTTTATTCACGGGCATTGCGCGAAAAATATAATGAAGGTTAATTGACAATGGCGAGATGTCCCGGAACTTTGTTCTTGCATTGCACGAACACAACGGAAAGGATGTAAAAATTCACAGAGATCAATCTGGTTGAATAACCCAAATAGCACTGACATCCAATCTAAAATCGACTAAAACTGAAAGGAATCTGCATGACATGTATGTAAGATATATATAATGTCTATAAATCTTTTTAATGTTTTATAAATCTTTACTCTCCATACAGTCATTGTCAAATAGTTGATTAACGGCGTCAGTTAATAAAGTAATTGGCTGAATAGTATTTCTTTGTGTTTTATTACTAAACCCCTAGCTTCTCGCTCTGTTTGTTTGGTAACCAGGTACCGGTGTACTAAAGTGCAGCTGGTACAAGTTATTCGGCATGTTTCTCACAGGCCTGTGCTTTCCCCCAGGGGCTGGTGATCTTTCCGGGGAGCCAATCGGCTACGTGACCGGGGTATTCGCAGTGCTGGTACACGCCGCTTATCTGGTGGTGATTCAAAAGAAGGGCAGCGAGCATTCCTACGGCCCGCTGACTGCCCAGTATACCATCGCCGTCACCGCCTCGCCAATACTGCTGATCTGCAGCCTCGCCAGCCTGGATGTGGTCAATGTCTGGTCGTACCCGGGCTGGCTGGACCCCGCAGTCTGCTGCACCTTCGTCTCCTGCATCCTGATCGGCTGCCTCATGAACTTCACCACCCTGCACTGCACATACATCAACTCGGCGGTCACCACCAGCTTCGTGGGCGTGGTCAAAAGTGTGGCCACCATCACGGTGGGTATGCTGGCTTTCAAAGACGTGGTGCCAACCTCCCTGTTCATCGCCGGCGTGGTGGTGAACACAGTGGGCTCGGTCACCTACTGCATGGCCAAATATTTCGACACGAGGCAGCAGGCCAAGTACGATGACCTGGAAGAACTGACCAAAGAGGAGGAGGAaggacagactgaatctcccagcGTTGCTCCCCAAGCGCTTGAACTGCAGGAAGTTCCCAGCGCCGAGTCTGAGGGGAGTGGAATCGGACCCATAGAACCGCAGGCGCCCCACAACAATGCACTGACAGAAAACTACGTCGGTGTGTGGAGGTTGTTAAGACAGCTTACGGTTTCCGGGAAAGACCCCGCAGCTCAGGACTCCCAGTAAATCATCGAAACCTCACTCTTCGTTGCCTTGTGAAGGACCAGTGGTATCTATTATTCGGGGTGCCGGCGTTACCTCCGTCTTACCAACTGACAGAGCAACGTGGACCAAATGCCAGGAACAGATTACCAACATCCTGTGCTATTATTTCTCAGATGCGAGGCGAAAACCAGACGTAAATCTCAATTACACTCGGAAGAATTATCGTTATGATTATGCGGATACTGTATTTACACGCCAGTCTACTCTGTACGGGCAGGATTCCAGCCCGTGGGGAAACTCgccactcctccccccccccccccacacacacacttctctTTCTCTCCACATTTGCCCAAGCAAGTGAAAAATACCCCCCCTCCACCCTACCCCTGCCCCGGCGTTCAGCGACAGTAGGTCTACCGTTTACACAGCAGAGGTTTATGAAACAGATCACCGACACCCACTGAATAACACCGTGGGATGGGCAGGAGTGAATGTAAATCGAATAATGCACGTGAATATTTGCAATCCGGCAAATTAAACATCTAATTTTGATATTAAGTAGTGGCTACACAATGTCAGCGGAACTTCTTAATgaaatttcttcctcattctcacAATCTCATCAAATTGAAAATTTATCCGGAGACAAAAAATATTTTTAGACGTATTCATCTTTAGTTGCTATTTCTAATTGTAATTGTtagatggagacccccccccccaaatcttgTGTTCCGATTGTTAAGTGACAATGACAAAGTTTAAGATATGACACCATAAAGAAGAAAACAGATTTTAATTCCGTAATGCAGCTCCTTCAGGAGCTTCTATTCCTCCCGAAACCACCAGGGTTGAGAAGTATTCGGAAATGCCGACGCCCTTCTCGTCGCGTCCTGTCTCACCGATCAACTGGCAGCTGTTGTGTCAAGTTGCCTCATCGGCCGAACCAACTCGTGTAGTTTTCACAAACACAagggcttctgcagatgctggaaatccaaagtgacacacacgggatgctagaggaattcaggtcaggctgcatctatggagaagaataaagagtcgacgttccaggccgagacccttcgtcaggactggaaaggaagggggaagaatgtCCTTTCCTatccaaatgaagggtctcgcccctaAACGCCGATTCttttcctttccgtagatgctgcccgacccactgaggtcctccagcattctgtgtgctaaACTTGTATTTTTGTGTGAAGTTGGGAAGGGAAGGGTTGTTTAGTAATTATGTGAAACAAAGATAAAATTGAAGACATTTTAGTTTTTTGTCTGCACTATATGTTTGCACGTACAAGTGAATTAATGAGGGTTTCTGTTCACGTGGAGAGAAAATGGGCAAAGGAAAGTGTGGGTGGATGATTAAGTATGCAGAGATGGAGATGTATGTGACTGAGGTGAATCTGTAAGGAATATTATACATAAAATAGTTCTGA encodes the following:
- the slc35d3 gene encoding solute carrier family 35 member D3, whose translation is MHLCKGRTLGISVAVAHGVFSGSLNILLKILISRHNFIFLTLVQFLTSSTAALTLEILRRLSKIDVPPYSFSLAKVFASVTLLSTLQSCLTLWSLRGLSLPMYVVFKRCLPLVTLIIGVFLLKNGTPSIGVGVAVLLTTCGAALAGAGDLSGEPIGYVTGVFAVLVHAAYLVVIQKKGSEHSYGPLTAQYTIAVTASPILLICSLASLDVVNVWSYPGWLDPAVCCTFVSCILIGCLMNFTTLHCTYINSAVTTSFVGVVKSVATITVGMLAFKDVVPTSLFIAGVVVNTVGSVTYCMAKYFDTRQQAKYDDLEELTKEEEEGQTESPSVAPQALELQEVPSAESEGSGIGPIEPQAPHNNALTENYVGVWRLLRQLTVSGKDPAAQDSQ